A window of Mucilaginibacter paludis DSM 18603 contains these coding sequences:
- the rodA gene encoding rod shape-determining protein RodA, with protein sequence MNNQRSFFFNVDWVIVLIYLSLCIIGWFNIHAAVFDESHPSIIDMHTNYGKQFVWILTAIVLGGVILLLDSRFFSTLAPVFYGVTICLLLLVLVIGRNVGGNQAWISIGTFRLQPSEFAKYATCLLLARYLSGVNIRITELRSFVIAAGIIFVPMVLIKMQPDDGSTLVFCSLIFVLYREGLSGKFLALAGLFIALFIFSLLFKAIYIIGAILIIGGIVIGIFRRYKAVVLTTAAGLALSVAFVLAVPFIYEHIIKEHQRVRIDEWLGRASNLRGAGYNVHQSKIAIGSGKLWGKGYLKGTQTRFSFVPEQSTDFIFCTVGEEWGFAGSVVVVGLYLFLILRIIFLAERQRSPFSRIYGYGVACVIFFHFFINIGLTIGAVPVIGIPLPFVSYGGSSLWSFTFLLFTLIKLDSNRMGVVYS encoded by the coding sequence ATGAATAACCAACGGAGTTTCTTTTTTAATGTGGATTGGGTAATCGTTTTGATCTACCTGTCGTTGTGCATCATCGGGTGGTTCAACATACACGCTGCTGTTTTTGACGAAAGCCATCCAAGTATCATAGATATGCATACCAATTATGGTAAGCAGTTTGTATGGATTCTTACCGCTATCGTTTTAGGCGGTGTGATCCTTTTATTAGATAGCCGTTTTTTTAGTACCCTTGCCCCAGTATTTTACGGTGTTACTATTTGCTTGTTACTGCTGGTATTGGTTATCGGGCGCAATGTAGGTGGTAACCAGGCCTGGATTTCTATCGGTACGTTTAGGCTACAGCCTTCTGAATTTGCTAAATATGCTACTTGTTTATTACTCGCGCGTTATTTAAGCGGTGTAAATATCAGGATTACCGAGTTAAGATCATTTGTTATAGCTGCCGGTATTATTTTTGTGCCCATGGTGCTCATTAAGATGCAGCCTGATGATGGTTCAACGCTGGTATTTTGCTCATTGATATTTGTGCTTTATCGCGAAGGCCTGTCGGGTAAATTTTTGGCGCTCGCGGGTCTGTTTATCGCTTTGTTTATTTTTAGCTTGCTGTTTAAAGCCATATACATTATTGGCGCTATTTTAATTATAGGTGGTATAGTTATCGGTATCTTCAGGCGTTACAAAGCAGTTGTTTTAACTACGGCCGCAGGGTTGGCATTGTCTGTAGCTTTCGTTTTAGCTGTACCTTTTATCTACGAACATATCATCAAGGAGCATCAACGTGTGCGGATTGATGAGTGGTTGGGGCGTGCGTCAAATTTACGGGGCGCAGGTTATAATGTACATCAAAGTAAAATCGCCATTGGGTCGGGCAAGCTTTGGGGTAAGGGGTATTTAAAAGGCACGCAAACCCGCTTCTCTTTTGTGCCTGAGCAAAGTACCGATTTTATTTTCTGCACCGTTGGCGAGGAGTGGGGCTTTGCCGGATCGGTTGTGGTGGTTGGCTTATACTTGTTCCTGATATTGCGAATTATATTCCTGGCCGAGCGACAACGATCACCATTTTCAAGAATATACGGTTACGGAGTAGCCTGTGTTATCTTCTTTCACTTTTTTATTAATATTGGCCTTACTATAGGTGCGGTGCCGGTTATAGGTATTCCGCTGCCTTTTGTTAGCTATGGCGGATCCTCTCTATGGAGCTTTACCTTCCTTTTGTTTACGCTTATCAAGTTGGATTCAAACCGGATGGGGGTTGTTTACTCCTGA
- the mrdA gene encoding penicillin-binding protein 2 gives MNSFFERRYIIQGLFIVMALALLGRLFYIQIIDDQYTQSAHNNVLRRFVIFPSRGPIVDRNGKLLVQNEPVYDIMVTPREVKPFDTVKFCQLLGIDRAGFDKRWKKAMTYSRNLSSAFEKQIPVQAYASFQEHLFEFPGFSGVQRSVRSYPDSVAAQFLGYIDEVNDRDIQKSHGYYKRGDYIGRTGVEKAYEDSLRGQRGVRNSLVDSKGVVKERYLNGLEDTAMVAGERLTSSLDIDIQKLGEKLMQNKVGSIVAIEPSTGEILCFVSSPTYDPNLMVGRQRGNNMAELFKNSYNPFFIRPIQAYYPPGSSFKPLDALIALQSGLITPQTTFNCVATYWAGNHPVHCDEPHGVTDLSRAIAESCNTYFCNVFDKLMNANGSKNMSQTFVDWKGKVNRFGFGVRLGVDMPHEGRGNVPTDVQFDKRFGAKRWRSSSIISLAIGQGELEATPLQLANIECIIANRGYYYKPHLIKAIGDKKITKAEYTIKNDVGIDQQYFEPVIDGMQQVVENGTARASRIPGIVMCGKTGTAQNPHGKNHSIFVAFAPRDNPKIAIAVVVENSGQGAWWAAPIASYIVEKYLKNTLTNRGTGKTPEWIMKQNLLPALKVAQPAIIKPKTVKEDSLEKGQSDSIKRLKSVSRKAKQNQQPLMAAQLRRKEHE, from the coding sequence ATGAACAGTTTTTTTGAGCGCCGCTATATTATACAAGGTCTTTTTATTGTAATGGCTTTAGCCTTGCTCGGAAGGCTGTTTTACATCCAGATTATTGACGATCAGTACACGCAATCGGCACATAACAACGTTTTGCGCCGATTTGTTATTTTCCCCAGCCGTGGGCCAATTGTTGACCGTAATGGTAAACTGCTTGTGCAGAACGAGCCTGTGTACGACATTATGGTAACCCCGCGCGAGGTTAAGCCATTTGATACCGTTAAATTTTGCCAGTTATTGGGTATCGATAGGGCTGGGTTTGATAAGCGCTGGAAAAAGGCCATGACCTATTCACGGAATCTGAGTTCGGCTTTTGAAAAACAGATCCCTGTACAGGCTTATGCATCGTTCCAGGAACATTTGTTTGAATTTCCTGGATTTTCGGGCGTACAGCGTAGCGTAAGGAGTTATCCAGATTCGGTGGCGGCGCAGTTTTTGGGTTATATAGATGAGGTGAACGATCGTGATATCCAAAAGTCACATGGCTATTATAAACGCGGCGATTATATCGGACGTACAGGAGTGGAAAAAGCTTATGAAGATTCCTTACGCGGGCAACGTGGTGTACGAAACTCATTGGTAGATTCAAAAGGCGTAGTGAAAGAACGTTATTTGAACGGCTTGGAAGATACTGCTATGGTAGCCGGCGAAAGGCTAACCTCATCTCTGGACATCGACATCCAAAAGTTGGGCGAGAAATTAATGCAGAACAAGGTGGGCAGTATTGTTGCCATTGAACCCTCCACTGGAGAAATATTATGCTTTGTAAGCAGCCCGACCTATGACCCTAACCTCATGGTGGGCAGGCAGCGAGGGAACAATATGGCCGAATTATTTAAAAATTCTTATAATCCTTTTTTTATAAGGCCCATACAAGCCTATTATCCCCCCGGTTCTTCATTTAAGCCGTTGGATGCGTTGATCGCATTACAATCGGGATTGATCACTCCTCAAACCACATTTAATTGCGTTGCTACTTATTGGGCGGGGAATCATCCGGTGCATTGCGATGAGCCCCATGGTGTCACCGATTTATCGAGGGCGATTGCCGAGTCATGTAATACCTATTTTTGTAATGTGTTTGATAAGTTGATGAACGCTAATGGATCTAAAAACATGTCGCAAACGTTTGTGGACTGGAAGGGCAAAGTAAACCGTTTTGGTTTCGGCGTGAGATTAGGAGTTGATATGCCCCACGAGGGACGGGGAAACGTGCCTACTGATGTTCAGTTCGACAAAAGATTTGGTGCGAAACGCTGGAGATCGAGTTCCATAATATCGTTGGCTATCGGACAGGGTGAGTTGGAGGCTACGCCTTTACAACTGGCCAACATCGAGTGTATTATCGCCAATCGTGGATATTACTACAAACCGCATTTAATTAAGGCCATTGGCGATAAAAAGATTACCAAAGCCGAATATACTATTAAAAACGACGTTGGTATCGATCAGCAATATTTTGAGCCTGTTATTGACGGGATGCAGCAGGTTGTTGAAAATGGCACCGCGCGTGCTTCCCGGATCCCAGGCATTGTAATGTGCGGTAAAACAGGTACGGCTCAAAATCCGCATGGTAAAAATCACTCGATCTTTGTGGCATTCGCCCCCCGCGATAACCCCAAGATAGCGATTGCGGTTGTTGTTGAAAATTCAGGGCAGGGTGCCTGGTGGGCCGCCCCGATTGCCAGCTATATTGTTGAAAAATACTTAAAGAATACTTTAACAAATCGTGGGACGGGTAAAACGCCGGAATGGATCATGAAGCAAAATCTGCTACCCGCATTAAAGGTTGCTCAACCAGCCATTATCAAACCCAAGACCGTTAAAGAAGATTCGTTGGAAAAAGGGCAGTCGGACAGTATCAAACGTTTAAAAAGCGTATCCCGTAAAGCAAAACAAAATCAACAACCATTAATGGCAGCACAATTAAGAAGGAAGGAACATGAATAA
- the mreD gene encoding rod shape-determining protein MreD, with product MSRTILINLIRFILLVLVQVFLLKNVTLYSLATPYVYILFILLLPFEIPNVLLFILSFILGLSIDAFYDTPGLHAAACTLLAFVRISFINITVQKDGFDNEPEPTLSVMGFRWYFTYVLVLTLIHHFFLFNLEVFSLREIQYTLGRFVLSSVFTVFLILISGLLFFRKKER from the coding sequence ATGAGTAGGACAATTTTGATCAATCTGATCCGGTTTATACTATTAGTGCTGGTGCAGGTATTTCTTTTAAAGAATGTCACGCTCTATTCTTTAGCTACCCCTTACGTTTATATCCTGTTCATCCTGCTGTTGCCGTTTGAAATACCCAACGTGCTGTTATTCATATTGTCATTTATATTAGGGCTCTCCATTGATGCTTTTTACGATACTCCCGGCCTGCACGCGGCGGCCTGTACGTTGCTTGCTTTTGTGCGTATATCGTTCATCAATATTACCGTTCAAAAGGACGGCTTTGATAACGAGCCCGAGCCAACCCTCAGTGTAATGGGTTTCAGGTGGTATTTTACCTATGTATTGGTGCTAACGCTTATCCATCATTTTTTTCTGTTTAACCTGGAAGTTTTTAGCCTGCGCGAAATACAATATACGCTCGGTCGTTTTGTATTAAGTTCAGTTTTTACAGTATTTTTGATACTAATATCCGGGCTATTATTTTTCCGGAAAAAGGAACGTTAA
- the mreC gene encoding rod shape-determining protein MreC gives MRNLWIFISKYNAFFLFVIFEIGSLLIMLNYNSFQKATYISSSNEVTGAIYTKISQVRSYLSLGTVNDSLARENARLRNQLKSSFYIDTLSKRKVTDTIYNQQYEYIEAKVINNSTNKRNNYITINRGSKDGITKDMGVICSSGVVGLVVNTTAHFANVQSVLNKNSRISAMLEDTKEIGNFTWTGDMDPHKGLLMDVSNNVKPRLGEKVVTSGQSLYPTGIPIGKISDLHAKEGGLFLNMYLQLAVDYSKLEYVDVVVNRLAKEQMEVEANRKQDE, from the coding sequence ATGCGTAACCTCTGGATATTCATAAGCAAGTACAACGCATTTTTTCTGTTTGTTATTTTTGAGATTGGCTCTTTGCTTATTATGCTCAATTATAACTCATTTCAAAAGGCTACCTACATCAGTTCGTCTAACGAGGTTACGGGCGCTATTTATACCAAAATAAGCCAGGTAAGAAGTTACCTCTCGTTAGGAACGGTTAACGATAGCCTGGCCCGCGAAAACGCACGGTTGCGCAACCAGTTAAAGTCGTCTTTTTATATCGATACTTTGTCTAAACGGAAGGTAACCGATACGATCTATAATCAGCAGTACGAATATATTGAGGCGAAGGTGATTAACAATTCAACCAACAAGCGCAATAACTACATCACCATTAACCGGGGCAGTAAAGATGGTATTACCAAAGATATGGGCGTTATATGCAGTTCGGGTGTTGTGGGCCTTGTGGTAAACACCACCGCGCACTTTGCCAACGTTCAGTCGGTTTTAAATAAAAACTCCCGGATAAGCGCTATGCTGGAAGACACCAAAGAGATAGGAAATTTTACCTGGACCGGCGATATGGACCCACATAAAGGTTTGTTGATGGATGTATCCAATAACGTAAAACCGCGACTGGGCGAAAAGGTAGTTACATCGGGCCAATCCTTATATCCTACAGGCATACCTATTGGTAAAATAAGTGATTTACATGCCAAAGAAGGTGGCTTGTTTTTAAATATGTATTTGCAATTGGCGGTTGACTACAGCAAACTGGAATATGTTGATGTGGTAGTTAATCGCTTAGCCAAAGAGCAGATGGAAGTGGAGGCCAACAGGAAACAGGATGAGTAG
- a CDS encoding thymidine kinase → MLFSEDVFKRRSEFGGSVELICGSMFSGKTEELIRRLRRAQIARLNVEIFKPKTDTRYDENAVVSHDLNSIQSTPVENSSSILLLGSNTQVVGIDEAQFFDDELPSVCNKLANKGIRVIVAGLDMDFLGKPFGPMPAIMAIAESVTKVHAVCVRCGNPALYSYRLVSSDAKILLGEKETYEPRCRICYHLD, encoded by the coding sequence ATGCTATTTAGCGAAGATGTTTTTAAGCGCCGCAGCGAGTTTGGGGGAAGTGTAGAGTTAATTTGTGGATCGATGTTTTCGGGTAAAACCGAAGAGCTGATACGGCGCTTAAGGCGGGCGCAGATAGCGCGTTTAAACGTTGAAATATTTAAGCCCAAAACAGATACGCGCTATGACGAAAATGCCGTAGTATCACACGATCTGAACTCAATCCAGTCAACCCCGGTTGAAAATTCGTCGTCCATATTATTACTGGGAAGTAATACCCAGGTAGTTGGGATTGACGAGGCTCAGTTTTTTGATGATGAGTTACCCTCGGTTTGTAATAAATTGGCCAATAAAGGCATCCGCGTTATTGTAGCAGGTTTGGATATGGATTTTTTAGGCAAACCATTTGGCCCTATGCCCGCTATTATGGCCATTGCCGAATCGGTTACCAAAGTACACGCGGTTTGTGTGCGTTGCGGTAACCCGGCACTATATTCGTACCGCTTGGTATCAAGCGATGCCAAAATATTATTGGGCGAAAAGGAAACCTACGAGCCGAGGTGCCGGATCTGTTATCACTTGGATTGA